In Alnus glutinosa chromosome 7, dhAlnGlut1.1, whole genome shotgun sequence, the sequence ATGTGAGGCTCCGCCACTCGGCATAATAAATTGGAGTTCCCTAGTGTCTACTGTCTAGCCTATATATTACAAGGCAAATATTCATTGATATTTAGAAAATTGAATAGATTATTAGATTAAatatgctaatttttttttttttttttttattaagtagaTTTGCATTCTATAAATTATCACAATTTAAATATACCATTCTATACGAATAATATCAGCAATACAATGAGAAAATTCCTTAACGAATACATGTTCCTCACTAAGTTAAAGTGCTTCATTTGCAAGACTGTAGGTAGACTTACTGGCGATTCACAGGACATGAATAACCTTCTACTGTTGGAGACCGTTTAAGACCTCCCGAGCCTCTTCAATTAGATGACCATATTTACTCAAATTACAACCTTCCTTTCGCTTTGTCGAgaatctctctttttatttaacTTGGATTTAGTTGTGATTAGATTAGGTGAGATTACGACACGTGTACGTTGTATCTTGTTATGGAACACGTGTCTCAAGTCCAATGAGTTATTCGGTTCCAATTGAAATTGGGCTCAACCCAAACCCTTTATAAATTTGATTTGAGTTcagttttaattaaaattgaatccATTGAAATTGAAAGACGTGTCCTTCATAACTTATAATGAGACACATGTCTCAGTTTCAACAGATTCAATTAAGGTCTAGTTCCAATTGGAAATAGATCTATTAAGATTGAGACATGTATCCCTTACGTGACTTGTCACGTTATAAGGCACATATCTTAATCTCAATAAATTCAATTCCAACTGAACCCAAGTCAAATCAAACAACAATGGAAAAATAAGTGTCCATCTAGATTGCCATTTCAAAAAACGTTTAACTAAAATTAACTAATGATCCAATTTCAGTTGAAATTGAGCAGTTGAGATTGAAACACTAAAAGTGTCGGCCCTTTGTCCTCCTGGTAGACATGTTCCAAGGCCGAATTTCTGACACGATTATTCTCATGGCCCATCAGTTACCCCAACTCCCCTAATCAACCATTTGATGGGCCAATTATGGCCCATTTAGATAGGTCCTTCTAAGAATGCTTCAGCTTTTTATAAAAGCAAAAACACCAACAGCATTGGATTCTTCACGATGGCACTGACAATTGATAGAACTTGAAAAGCCCCATTTAAGGGATAATTTAGCTAATTTGTTGGTAAACTTGGAGTAAACATTTAAATTTAGGTGATGAAAGTCCCATGTGATCagttagaaaaaaaattcctctGATCTAGTCTATGAAATTGATATCTATTATTTGCGTGATCTCACATGCAATTTTAAAAGCATGAGAGATCGAATCATAAGCTTATGTtagtttatattaaaaatatatatgagaattaTATGTTCTAAAAACAAATGTCAGTTTAATGTACTCAATTTGATCTTATTATaactaaatttaaattcataaaCTTGATTGAATTGATGTACGTCCAATGAGGAAATTAGTATATAAGGCCTTATTTAGAGAGCTTctcaacttttgaaaaaaaggtAAGATTGGAAGCTACACTTTTATTTTAACACTATCTCATCCCAGTGACACGATATTGTTAATcagctattttattttattttttttaaaagaaacaaGGACtaatcgaaagctgatttacACCGACACATCAAAAAGGTGAGATAAAAAAGTATCTGATAAAAAATTGATTGACACTACCACGTTAACACATGAAATAGTAGCGGAATAAAAGTGGTGAAACTTATATTTTTGGAAAGCTAAAACCTCCTAACAGGGCCAGAGTTAGATGCGCTTGCTCACCGAAGACAACTACTACAATGTTGTGAATTCTTGCAAGTATCATGGGAAGgcagaaaagaggaaaaatgatgagggaAATCTCGTTAGGGACATTGGCATTTCCAATTTCAGTCTTAAGAAGCTCAATAAGCTACTGGGATTTGCCGAAACAATTCCCACTGTGTGTCAGGTGATGGCATtacactaatatatatatatatacagagagTAATAGACAAAAGAACTTGGTATATTTATTACATAAAAGAAACCTTGCatgaccaaaaatattttcgggGCTCAGATGGAGATGCATCGTGGTTGGAGAAATGACAAAATGTTAATTGGAGGAATGCAAGAAGAATGGTATTCATGTCACTGTAAGGTTATTACTGATCTCATCAGGATGAGCTTTTGATATTTGTTGTATGCTTCTGCTGATGATTTCTGTGCATAAATTCCTGCTAGGCATACTCACCACTGGGCTCATCAGGAGGAGGCAGAGATCTGGTCCATGATCAGACAGTTGAAAGGATAGCAAAGAAGCTGAACAAGAGCCCAGGACAGGTGCTGGTGAGGTGGGCCATCCAGAGAGGGACAAGTGTTATCCCCAAATCAAGCAACCCAGATAGGATCAAAGAGAAGAACATCAAGGTCTTTGGGTGGAAAATCCCAGATCGAGCAAGACTTCAAGCCCTCTGTAGTATCCCGGATCAAGTACTTCTACTGCcatctttttatatattcttgAATTTGCTCCAGTTTAGTATAGTTTCTCCTAATTCTATATGTGAATATgaattagagtaatgctactaaCCGATGTAACGTGTTTTAAATGAAGGTATAATcatttaaacaaaaagaaagccaCTTAATTAATACAAGTTATGTCAATTGGTGTAAAATTATAGTGAAAAGTAGCATTATGAATTAGGACTTGTGACAGAATctgtgacattttttttttgttggttctgGGTGCAGAAACGAGTGCTGGATGGTGAAGATTTCTTTGTGAACAAAGAAGCAGGGCCATTCAGAAGTGTAGCTGATCTCTGGGACCATGAGGACTGATTGTTCAGTGATGATATCAGAGGGCTATGCTTTGTTTTTTCATGAGTAATAAGGGCTGATGCTCACATGGGATAGTGAAATAGACTCAAATAGTTATGAGATTgagataattatgagataaaaatatatattgttttaataagaaatgataagtttaattatttaagtaCAATTAATTACTCGGACAAAACACACCCCGACTAAGGGGGGTTCAAGATAAATCTGACAAGGCTAAAGAGCTTCGTACTCCTAAAAAGTGCTTTGATGGCTTGCGCCAACTCATAAAGATGGCAGACCCAGCAATCTTCAAAGGCGAGTTTATTTCACTTTCTTTGAGCCTTGCCGTTTACATCTGTAGGACATGGATCTATCTAGCCGTGAGCATCCGGCGGCACACGACGTCACTTCCGGCACCGGTTTGGTCAACGGAGTGGGTGGGCTTGTGAGGAACAAGCATATGACCGCACAATCATCAACACAGGAACTTGGATATTTACGTCTCCAGGCTCTAACCGCACGGGTTACCAACAATTTGGCCGCCATGGATCGCTTCTTTGCTGAAGCAACGATTCTTATAACTTCGTTGTTCGTTAACACATCCCATACCTGCGAAAGGCAATCAAACCAATATCTTCAGCTCCCGTAATTCAATACAACTGGGATATGACATAACTTTACTCAGATATCACGTCATCTCAATTATATATCAGTCTACTAAATAAAGTTTCTCATTTTCAGGACATCAAACTACTTAATGGGTGTCATCACAAATAGTCTTATATATAACAAGCTTTTTGTATTGAATTGTGCTTTCTAACTCTTACTCCATCGGTTGCTAGAACGACAAATTCATCATTGTCTGTAAGCTTCCTATAGGAAACTTCAGGAGTTGAGATGAGGCCATGATCTTTGAGGCAGAAATCTCCAAAAGCCCTTGACATAGCAAGACCAGGGCAATCTTCATCAGGCATCCATATTCTATGAGCATCAGGTTCTTCCTGCATTGCAAAAACTCTGCCTCTGCAGCTCCTGATTCTTTCTGCTTCACCTGATTCAACATCAGAATAAACAATGTTTATATagtttgaagagagagagagagagagagagagagagagagagaacatgttttaaaaaacaaaacaaaaaaaccccaCTTGGAATATCAGGTTTCATGTCAACTGTGAGTTGAATAGGAAGAAGTTGATTATTGTCCCCTCTGGTCGAAAGAATCGCACGAGAATCTCCCAAGTTGGCAATTATCAAGTGGCAACCCTGAAAACTTGGAaaagaatatattaaaaaactaatGAATAGTGATTAGAGTATGTCAAAGATCAGGCTCCTTCAACTTTGTGTCTAAAATTACCTGTACAACAACAGCTACGGCTGTGCTACCACTGCAAAAGCTATCAATGGAGGAATCTCGACCAAGTACTTCATCAGTTTCCTTGAAAGATTCAACGAAACTGGCCTCCCATAAAGGGAAAGAcagatttctttttttagatgaatgaaAAGACAGATTTCGACTGTTGTTAGCATTGCTAAGACGATCTATGGTGTCGCCAGTACTAATGTTGTGATTATCATCGTcatcatcatgatcatgatcatcGCCTTGATCATCAACAAAATCAACTTCGACACTACATCTGCAGCGGTTGGTTCGTGAGAATTTAAGCGATGCAGAGAGATTTGAGGGTAAAGTGTCCCGTACATGGCGTGCAACTTTGTGACCGGCGGGACCATGACCATCGAACACACCGCAGAATAACATTTCTTTCTCACCACTAAAACCctgaaaatattaattttaaacttcatatatatatatatatatatatatggtgcttAACGAGTTCAATAACATGACACTCAACATATATCggatgaaaaaagaaaatgaacaagtCCCTTACAAATTGACATAACAGTTCACGTGACACTTTACATATcgatttaattattaaatattgtgATAGAAAATTAGTGGTGAGGATAGAGGATATATAGCTTCATATATTAATGATCATATCGTGATAAATGCAACATGCATGGATCATGAACTTAGGCGGCCATGAGGGTCATGGGTTACCctggttttgaaatttttctttgaattttttttattcaattaaaatatatgtatatatatttttaatttttagtttacaAAATTAAGTTTGGTCCCTAGTAAAAGTAGGATTGGCCCTTGATTCATACTTGGACCCTCTGGATGACAAATCTTAATTTCGTCCCACATAGAAGATTATTAGGTGATGATTTATTCTGATTGCTCCTACATAACACAAACACATTTATTCAACATAATTATATTTCCTCTTGCTCTATTTTTTGGGTTCCAATATGCTTCGTAATCTGATTTGGTTTTCTTAACAGATcacaaattacaaaacaaaagtaaTTGTGTCGTTTGGATTAGTGTTGTTTGTACAAAACGGCACTAAATAGCATCGTTTATTGTTCAAACGACATTAATTTAAACAGCGCTAAATAAATAGTGTTATTTTTTTGCCCATAAGCAATAATATTCGAGCGACACTaaaccaccattttttttttgtttggtagtAGCAGCAGATTGATAGGGAAGACGTAAAAGAGACAACCAATAATACTGAACAAAATTCTGATGATCAATAAGAAAACACAATTGGAAAGGATCTAGATCAGTATATgaataaacaaaattacaatGAAAATGTAGATTTCACCAATTTGGCCACGCGCGTGATCTCTTATGTAAAAGTAcggttttaaataaaattgtaaaaaatatattgcttggaatttcattttaaaaaaattattgttttaaaacacttatatatatatatatatattcaaatcgcaggcaagtGGATGCTTCGttaaaaattcataattttaaaggttaaacttcgattttaaatgtcaaattaattgcaattttatccaacgtttaactaaattttaataaaacacatattttgAAACCGCTATTCCAAAAGAGACTTGTATGCGTAAATTGCATAACATAGAAGTTAATGTTAATTACCTCCCAAACTGTAATGGCATCTTGATTGATTCCTTTTCTTCCTTGCTGGGTGTACATTGATGTGAACGTAGAAGGTCCTTGCAACCTTATACGAGCCCCGCCATCTCCATGCCGTATATCATCCTCTTCATCAACTTCGTCTTCCTTTACATCCACATCATCCTCCATGGACGACTCTCTGTACATGCCATGCTTACTGCAGCAGTCTCCCATATATGGAACTCCACAAATGACAAtgccaaaacaaagaaaacccaccaaaatccaagcaattccacagaAAATCCCAGAAAGATTAAGCGGGGAATGAAGGAAGAAATTTCTTAATTACCATAGAAAAACATGATTTAAATGTCCTTTTAAGTTAGGATTTTAGGACAAATTAAACTCCTAAAGAGCTTTTTTCTGACAAAATACAAGGGAGACAAAACCTGTTCCACAATTACCGGAGTACCGTCCCTCTCATAATCTCATTTATTGTTGACTAAATTGAGTAATTAAttattacatttatgccattatcttattacatttatttttcttaaaattataataattttatactaGTAATATTACACACACTCCCAATTCTCAACATCCATTTCTCTACACtcttaggtggcttttaaaattaccattagattaaAATCCAATAAACATTCATATTAAagccaatggtaattttaaaatccaCCTATAAATATAGAGAAATAGGTGTTGAAAAGTATAaatgtgtgtagcattactcattttatatattttatcatcttatatAGAGTACTaatagcagatgccctataagttgttttcttctttaaaataaaaaaaatttcataaaaaaatcaaaatagctCTCACAGCAGATGCTCTATATTTAATCTAATTTAGATAACTtcattgggtagctacagtaaTTCCCTATACATGAGACttactgtagctacccaatacttaatttaataataaaaaaaacacatttctCTCTTCTCGCACTTCTTTTCTATTCTGAATCAGCCCCCAGTGACTCCTTTGGTTCGCTGGCGATCACGAGTTCCTCGCCACCGGCCACCGGGAACATCGGCACTGGCTACGCCGGCCTTCTCTGGTCCATCTCCAGCTGAATCTTCGTCAGCCCAATCaaaaccttttgtttttttattcattttctttctcctctctttctcGTTGTCTCCGTCTTATTTTCTTGCCTGGTTGAGATCTATGCCGGCGACAACAGGGCGAGGTGTGAGGCATCCATCTCATCTTGAGAATCTGTACAAAAGACTCCTTTGTAAAATTCCCAATGGGTCTTCTTTGAGTTCGTATCATACAAATGGGTCTTCTTTGTAGAACAGATTCAGAGACAGACATCAAATAGTCCTTAAAAGCCTCCCCCTTTCAAGTCAGGCCGTACTgggaaagaaaaagtaaaagataaaaagaaaaatattgttttaatgGTACagggaaagataaagggaagttgttgtgagtgtttttatataggaaaaaaaagtggtttgattccctaaattagaaaaaatggtTGGGTGTCTGCTGCGAGTACTCTTAATATTTACCACCTATATGGATGTTTGGATGcaaatatagtttttaaatCATGTTAAGCCATATGTAcaatttaatataaaagtaaataaaaacttcaacaaAAACCAAGTGGTTGAAAGAAGTACATTCCATTAGCGCTCTCGTCTCTCTCTTCgacgaaaagagagagagaatacatGTGTATTTGGGTTGCTGGGGAAGGGAGGTTCcaagcctccctcctcccggatTTTGTTCCTCCCTGGGTTATTCCAGTGGAGGCTAGAGTCTCTCAGTCACTAGGGCTTGTGGAGTTTTGAGTCCCACTGGACTTGTTCTAATGGTGGTTTTAGTCCTCCTAGTCTTTTTGGACTATGGGGTGtggtttggttttttggttttttagttttttaaaggTTTCATTGGTTCTTGGCAAGAAAACACTCCAGAGAGGTGCCGGAGGGGGGAGAGTTCGTCGTACGTGTCTCCGGCGGAACGATTTGGGGTGCTTCAGTTTTATCATTCTTTAAGGCCAAATCTGCTCTGTTATGCCAATCTCTAGTCGACACGCGCCCCCCAACCTTGCTCGCCGTCGTCCTCCAGTTCCTCCACTGCTTGCTACGGCTGGAAAGCTCACCGTTGACCAGCGCGTGGTCATCACGCCCCAAGGGGTTCGTCACTCCTTGGGCCGCGCATGATGACCACGTTTCCGTCTCTGTTGCCTTGCTTGGTGGCGTTCAGTTGCTGCAGGGGATACTCCGGTGGCCGCGTGTGTTCTACACGCGCCATCTCCCGCGGTGCTTATTTCTGACGACAGCTCCTGTTTTTAGGTGTTTTCTTGTTCTTGAATACAGATTGTATTTGATAGTTTGCTCTGTGTAAGATTTAGCCTGGTCTTTGCTTTTTAGCACAGATTGTTTGTGACcgactccatagtgcaagtagaggTTCATATGTCAACGCAGAGGCACCTTTCTGTTGACTAGGTTCATTTGTAGCAACTATCGATATGATCTGAGATTTGGGGTAACTGTAATGAGATATATGTATTGTTCTGAGTCCCTGTAATGGTCCGAGCTTGTCTCTGGCTGTAACTATGTTACCCTTTGGGTGTATTAATGAAATGATTACATTttccccttaaaaaaaaagaagaagtacaTTCCATTAGTTGGATAtttgttgttagtattttttttttttttttttcaactttcccACCTGCATCATCAAGTTACccacacaaaatcaaaaaacaatataataataaCTTAACAATATAAACAAGGGCCTGAAAtgctcgaaaaaaaaaagaaaaagaaaaagaaaaatcgtATTATTGAAAGGTTAGTGGTAGATTTTGGTTTATTGGTTACACATATAATAAtaagatacaaaaaaaaaaaaaaaatcctaatttttGTTGGATGGcaaaatcatatttatttatattaaaaaaaattatttcaataattATTCCATACTAATTTTTATAACCCTAATTATTGATCTACACAAATCTTTATAACTCCAATCATTGAATGGTACCTTAATATATGAACTTAtttgaaattagaaaaaaacCTAAAGGTCTAATTGTCAAAAGTGAAATCCCAATGATTAAATTGAAATCACATGAAGATTTAAGgactaaattttgtttttcattttttttttatttattataaaatttaaattattcaatCAATAAAAATAGTTAATATTATAGCCATTTACCACAAAATTACTCTAGAAAATTTTGGTATCCTCCAATCGTATTCCATTATTGGTTAAACAAATATACAATCATACTGCATATGATCATGTTTCTTTCATTTAAGGTGTAATAAAACCGCATTATGATCTGCAACCATGAGAATCAGATAAATTCTGTTACCCTTTTAGCTGTTCAATCCCTTTGAAGTGAATTGTAACATTTGCTTGAAAATAACTCTTCATCTAGTGGCTAAAATTTAGGAATgaatacttatttatttaaggaaaacatcatttataatttttgatttaggtattcaaacttttaaaaatgtcaatttaaagtatctatattttattttattttattttttaatttcaacccttTGTTAAAAGTTTgcgttaaattctgtcaaaattctcaaaatactcattatttttttgagaaaaaagaaacaaaaaaattgttaggatttaggtattgatcagaatttaacagaatttgtaaaaatatccatgcgTGAATctatgaaaatttttataattttttttaaaaaaacaaacacaagaatattttgaaaattttgattagatttaataaaaaaattctaaccatTAAAATTGAAAGTAAATTTGAGAGtaaaaagggtaaaaaaataGACAGGCAAGAGGTAAAAGAGGCAAGCGAATCACATCTCTGGATCCCACAAAGCGCTGTTGTTGGTCCTTTCCCGTAAAAACCACGGTCTTAGGCCCATTGGTTTAGTGGGTCTGCCGTTGACATACGATGGTTGTacatgagagagaaaagagggTCATGTCACGGGCTTTCGTCTATAAAACAGAACCAATGATcagcttaattaatttagttGGCTTAAGTTAGGTAAGCTCCACGACACCAAGTCAAAATCGGTATAGAAGTTCCAAGTTTGAGCCCTTTTCTGCCAATCCCTGCTACTTCAACAACCCCACAAGGCAACATCCCACGGGCCACCAACAGGCAACATGTATCATTTACAGTGTTCCTGTGAACAGGTCGACCACGCTTTAgtactttccttttttctttttcttttttcgccCTTTAAACTTGCATTAAAACTAGAGAAAATTACATAGGGTTAGGGTGTCCGAACAAGTCTTCTATTGTCAAAACATGGATAGGGTGATACTTAAACTTAGGGTTTAGTAGTTTATTTGATTACAGCCTATCAATCGCCACCCGTAATTGGAATTAAAAACTTATTTCGACGTGGATTTAGTTCGGTAAATagtatcatttttattttgtcgATTAAAGAAACTGAACCGACTTATTTGGCCCAAAAACAACACATTTTGACCAACATAAAAGGCTTGACCCAATATAAAAAGCTCATAACTAACCGACATGAACcgatttaattgaaattatcaaaatttattattgtcaGTAAAAAATCGGTTAATTAACAAACCTTTTTGATTCGGTATGAATATTTTTGCCTGCCGAACCAAGATAGTTTGTTAATTAACCGATGCCTACCTTACTTAAATCCACGATCTCACCTTCCACCTTGCTAGTTGCTACAAATGGAGAAAGTACCATTTGAACTAAAAGCCCATtgacaataaaaatataagcagccaatctaaaacacaaaacactccttaataatataaaaacaattttcgCCTTGGTCACATCGGACTATTTTTTTCACTAATTAAGAAGTCTTTTCCTTGAGAAATATAATTGGTAAAGACAAGAAAACCTTGTCAAAAACATGTTGCAGCAACAAAATCCCTGTCAAATGATCCCTGTCAAATGAATGTGGACTTTCCCGGAAGCTGTTGCAAATATGATTGTTGTTACTTTAACTACacagaaacatatatatatataccaccttTTAGTACACATATTCTCGAGCTTCTCAATCATACAAATAGATTCTGCAGTATCACAGGCAGCAGTGCCCGTAAATTTAGGCACTGATCAGTTTGCAATTGAGTCAAAGGAAACAGACATAAATGATTTACATACAGTCACTAGaactcaaaaaaaagaagaaaacaccaACAACTAGCCTCCTCATCAAAGGATATGATACTTCAACCCCAATTCTTAGACGGTAAGATGAGTAATATAATGCAGAAAATAGCATTCTTATAAAATGACCAAAATGGATGTTATAAGGAAATCTAAAAGCTcaattgaagaagaaagcacTTTCAAATTGTGTTCACCTTTATAAGCACCTTTAAATAATTGAAGAACaatgaacaaataaaatttcattttcagcTACAATCCTTAAcataaaaatctcaaaaacaagaaaactacAACATTTCAGGtgtaaaaaacaaagaaaaaagatgtgACAAGAGAATGTGTGTAGTCGCTGTTACCACCACTGATGAACAAGAATCCCACTTTGCCTCAAAGAAGAGAAAAGCTCCAAGCATTGGCCATAGGTTTTTTCATACTTGGGACTCCTCTCACCAGGGCAACATCTCTGCCACCTATTATAATGACACTCTAGAAATATCTCATCGATCAAACAAATTGCTCCGGTCTCAAACAACCTCGGAATCAAATCGAACTCGGTCCCTTCCACATCCATCTTCATCACCACAAAGTCCTTCTCCGACACCGTGTTCTTCAACCACTCTGCAAAATCAAAGCCCACAATCTCATTCACCTCACTGCCATtaccgccgccgccgccgccgccgcttAAATGTCGAATCCTCCCCATTCCGCGACCTTTATCATCGACATCGCTCTTGCCTGGATCGTGATTAACCTCAAACAACAATGTCTCATTCCTCACCCACGCCGCGTAAGGCAACAGGCTaacctttttcttcatcctaTACTCCTCGTGAAAAGCCTTATCGGCCTCAATCGCATACACTTCGAAGGTTCTGTTTTGCTTTGGGTATTGCTTCCTGAACCAACTTCCTATACTAGACCCATAACTCCTAGCCCCAACATCAATGTACACATACCTATTCTTAAAGCTTATATCGGCCATTGATGGTAAATACATTATCTTCTTTATATTCCTCTTCAACGTGATCCATGGCTTCAACGGCTCCTCCGTGATCAAAGGCTCCGCTTTCCTGACCAGCTCTCGCTTGTGCCCCGGAACCAAGCACTTGTTCTCCGAATTGCCATCCGGTTCGGGCTTCTCAAAGCCGCGGCCAAGATTATCGGTTTCGACCCTTTTTCGCAGAACAACTTCGCGTATTTGAGGCGTCGACGAATCCAAGCCGTCGATGTCGCGTGATTTGATTAACTCGCAGGAATTGAACAGTTCGAGAAAGGAATTAAAGCTGTACGTGTCTTTAGCGCCGATGTGGACCACCAGAAACCCTTCGGGTTTCAGCGTCCTTTCGATCTCCGACGCAAGATCCGACGGCCGGGAGGCCTTGTCGAGGCGGGCCCCGCCGGAGAAAACGAAGTCGAGGGTGTTGTCGCCGAAAGGGACTTTGTTCGGGAGGGCCTTGATTACCAAAGGCCGCGAGGCTTTCTTGAAAATTCCGATAGAGTCCCTGACGCCAATCTGCCTCAGGGCGTAGACGTCCTGTCCCGTCGAAGTCTCCACGCACAGGGCCTTCGATCCCGGCGAGAGGCGGCCCTCGGTGATCAGATCCTGGAACACCGAGGAGTAGTAATGGACGGCCTTGATCCAGTCCTTGCTGGTGTAGAGATCCCCGCCGTTGGTCGCCTTCACGGCGTCGGTCGCAGCAATGGCCGAGGCTCCGGTGCCGGCGCCGGCAATAACGAAGTTGAAAGTCTCCGGCAACGAGAAGAAACAGAAGTCGCCGACGTTGCACGACTCGCCGGCAATAGTAACAACGTAGGCGAATCGGACGACGATGATGAAAACGCCGAACAAAAGCAACCGTACCAGAACATTCTTCAAACAGCCAGGCTTCCCTGCAGTAGGCTCCATGTTTGTTATCTTGCAccctcttttaaaaaaatacctaCTGTACAGacgagagagagattgaaagagatacagagagagaggcgGAGATTAGCGAGAGCAGAAACGAGCAGAGGT encodes:
- the LOC133873975 gene encoding probable protein phosphatase 2C 73 codes for the protein MYTQQGRKGINQDAITVWEGFSGEKEMLFCGVFDGHGPAGHKVARHVRDTLPSNLSASLKFSRTNRCRCSVEVDFVDDQGDDHDHDDDDDNHNISTGDTIDRLSNANNSRNLSFHSSKKRNLSFPLWEASFVESFKETDEVLGRDSSIDSFCSGSTAVAVVVQGCHLIIANLGDSRAILSTRGDNNQLLPIQLTVDMKPDIPSEAERIRSCRGRVFAMQEEPDAHRIWMPDEDCPGLAMSRAFGDFCLKDHGLISTPEVSYRKLTDNDEFVVLATDGVWDVLTNNEVIRIVASAKKRSMAAKLLVTRAVRAWRRKYPSSCVDDCAVICLFLTSPPTPLTKPVPEVTSCAAGCSRLDRSMSYRCKRQGSKKVK
- the LOC133873438 gene encoding LOW QUALITY PROTEIN: aldose reductase-like (The sequence of the model RefSeq protein was modified relative to this genomic sequence to represent the inferred CDS: deleted 1 base in 1 codon; substituted 1 base at 1 genomic stop codon) encodes the protein MRLLTEDNYYNVVNSCKYHGKAEKRKNDEGNLVRDIGISNFSLKKLNKLLGFAETIPTVCQMEMHRGWRNDKMXLEECKKNGIHVTAYSPLGSSGGGRDLVHDQTVERIAKKLNKSPGQVLVRWAIQRGTSVIPKSSNPDRIKEKNIKVFGWKIPDRARLQALCSIPDQKRVLDGEDFFVNKEAGPFRSVADLWDHED
- the LOC133872672 gene encoding uncharacterized protein LOC133872672; the encoded protein is MEPTAGKPGCLKNVLVRLLLFGVFIIVVRFAYVVTIAGESCNVGDFCFFSLPETFNFVIAGAGTGASAIAATDAVKATNGGDLYTSKDWIKAVHYYSSVFQDLITEGRLSPGSKALCVETSTGQDVYALRQIGVRDSIGIFKKASRPLVIKALPNKVPFGDNTLDFVFSGGARLDKASRPSDLASEIERTLKPEGFLVVHIGAKDTYSFNSFLELFNSCELIKSRDIDGLDSSTPQIREVVLRKRVETDNLGRGFEKPEPDGNSENKCLVPGHKRELVRKAEPLITEEPLKPWITLKRNIKKIMYLPSMADISFKNRYVYIDVGARSYGSSIGSWFRKQYPKQNRTFEVYAIEADKAFHEEYRMKKKVSLLPYAAWVRNETLLFEVNHDPGKSDVDDKGRGMGRIRHLSGGGGGGGNGSEVNEIVGFDFAEWLKNTVSEKDFVVMKMDVEGTEFDLIPRLFETGAICLIDEIFLECHYNRWQRCCPGERSPKYEKTYGQCLELFSSLRQSGILVHQWW